The Vitis vinifera cultivar Pinot Noir 40024 chromosome 16, ASM3070453v1 DNA segment CCCGGATAATGTCGTCTGCGCCAAGATCTTTTGCAATAGCTAGTCGCTGATCATCTACGTCCACAAGGACAATCCTCGGCGCTCCAAAAGCACGAGCAGCCAGCATTGTGACAAGGCCGATGGGGCCTGATCCCATGATCAGTACGTTGGTCTCAGGGCCAACATTAGCACGGCGACAAGCATGGATGCCGACACTGAGCGGCTCACACATTGCTCCTTCCTCCAAGCTCACATTGTCAGGTAGCTTGAAACAAAGATTTGAAGGATGGACCACCTAGTACAAGAAAGAGCATATTGTCAAGGCCAGGCATCATCCCCAAATGGtcactccaagctaaaggaaAACCCACATCAAAGAAGACCCAACAAACCATAAAAACTAAAAGCTCTGTTTTCAACAGAGCAATTACCTGGTTAGCTAGAGAACCATTGGTTGGAGGAGATCCAAAAAACTTCATTTCTCTGCATAGATTGTATTGACCATTCCTGCAAAGACTGCATCGGTTGCAGCTAATACCGGGCTCCAGAGCAACCCGGTCACCTGCTACAAGATTCTTCACTTCACTCCCAACTTCTTCTATGATGCCAGCACACTCATGCCCTATCACCATTGGCTTCTTCACAATGAAATTTGCGCACCTCATTGTCTGATAAgattgagaaaaaagaaaaaggaaaaaaccctGAATTAGTCTTTGAGTCAAGAAGGTCTATAGTAGAAAGCAAATGAGAATTGCAGAGATGACTCCACCTTGAAGTGATGAACATCACTTCCACATATCCCTACAGCTTTGATCCTAACTTTGACATCATAAGGGCCTAAAACAACACAAAATTAAAGGGAAATTATGAAA contains these protein-coding regions:
- the LOC100257330 gene encoding L-idonate 5-dehydrogenase, coding for MGKGGNSEDAVSGKEHGEENMAAWLLGIKTLKIQPYILPSLGPYDVKVRIKAVGICGSDVHHFKTMRCANFIVKKPMVIGHECAGIIEEVGSEVKNLVAGDRVALEPGISCNRCSLCRNGQYNLCREMKFFGSPPTNGSLANQVVHPSNLCFKLPDNVSLEEGAMCEPLSVGIHACRRANVGPETNVLIMGSGPIGLVTMLAARAFGAPRIVLVDVDDQRLAIAKDLGADDIIRVSTNIQDLDEEVAKIQSTMVTGVDVSFDCVGFNKTMSTALNATRAGGKVCLVGLAQSEMTVPLTPAAAREVDIVGIFRYRNTWPLCLEFLRSGKIDVKPLITHRFTFSQKDVEEAFETSARGGNAIKVMFNL